The genomic DNA GTGTCTTCACGGCCAAGAACAAACATCCAGGATTGATGCCCGGTGTTTTTTCTGGTTGCAGAGTCTACGCGACTGTCGGGATTCAACTTACGTTGGTGCCGTTGTAGTGGTGGACTGAGGTCTTGCTCATCATGGAGTAGTACTCGAGCTCAGACttgcggagaggaggggtgttGGCAGCGATGAGGATCAACTTGGCCTTCCCGGTGCGGAGGGCCTTGAGGGTCGATCTGTATCCAAGGACGACCTTGCCTGTAAACCGCCACCGTTAGTGATTTTTTCGCCATCAAAATTGAGGCTCTCGCGAGCAGCTCAGCGGCCACAAACGTACCAGACTTCATAACAAGGGCCAGCTTGGCGCCGATGGACTGAGCGTCCGACTTAGACTTCTTGGGGGCCATTGCGACGGTTGGGATGGTTTAACAGAGATAGAAGTTGGCCTCgaaggttggtgttgtcctTGTCTTTGGCAGGAAGCGTCGTCGGGTTGCAGAAAAAAAGTCCAAGTCAAGTTTTCCAGAAAGTTTGGAAATCTCCAAATCCCAAGCAAACGTGGGGTCGGCTCTGATTGGCTGCGTACAGTGGACCGGATTTTCCTTGTGCCCTAACAGCTCCACTTTTACGTGATCAGCTCAGCCGGCAGGAAAATGAGCCCGCGATTGGTAATCGAAGGCGAATTTGAATGTGGTCAAAATACAGAGGCTTCCCACTTGTCCCTCTCGCACCCCAACACCCAGCGACACCCACACCCAGCGACATCGCGAGAATCAGTCAAGATGGCCCGCCGTCCCGCCAGATGCTACCGGTACTGCAAGAACAAGGTAAGTTTGCGATAATTTGAGATGTTGAAGTTTTGAACCTTTGGAAGGAGTCGGTCGGCATTTTCGTTTCGGGATTTGTGGGCGGAAAAATGGACGATGGACCATGGGCATGACGGAGGACCGAGcagaaagaggaggattcACGACAACGAAGgacaccgacgacgacaatgacgacaataacaacgacaacaacaacggggTTCTGACTGTATTGTGCTCGTCTTTGAACAAGATGCTGACCTCATTTCTTTGATAGCCGTACCCTAAGTCGCGCTTCAACCGCGGTGTCCCCGACCCCAAGATTCGCATCTTCGATCTTGGCCGCAAGCGTGCCACCGTCGATGACTTCCCTCTCTGCATCCACCTCGTTTCCAACGAGTTGGAACAGCTGAGCTCTGAGGCCCTTGAAGCCGCCCGTATCTGCGCCAACAAGTACCTCGTCAAGCTTGCCGGCAAGGAAGGGTTCCACCTCCGTGTCCGTGCCCACCCCTACCATGTCGTCCGTATCAACAAGATGTTGTCCTGCGCCGGTGCCGATAGACTTCAGACTGGTATGCGTGGTGCCTGGGGTAAGCCCAACGGCACTGTCGCCCGTGTCAACATTGGCCAGATCATCTTGAGCGTCCGCACCCGTGACTCTAGTAAGTTTTTCCGGACCATGTTCTGTAACCACCGCGGATGCTAACCGCTGTCTTCAGACCGTGCTATCGCTCTCGAGGCTCTCCGCCGCTCCCAGTACAAGTTCCCCGGTCGCCAAAAGATCATTATCTCCAAGAACTGGggcttcacccccctccgccgcgAGGAGTAcctcgaggccaaggccgcCGGCCGCGTCAAGGTCGATGGTGCTTATGTTCAGTTCTTGTCCAACAAGGGCAACCTCGCTCAGAACATGAAGCGCTTCCCTGATGCCTTCACTGCCTAaagtggtgctggtgacgGGGTCGTTTGGGGAAAGAATGGTTATTTGGCTTGAGGGTGGCGCAACGGGTCATTTTTAGGGCAGAGACGAAGGCATGTTTTTAGTAAAGGCCGTGCCTTGACAGTCAATGGAACCATTCAGCCATGAATGTTCAGCAAGGATTTGTGCATTATACCCTCTTGTGAGACCCGGACCGTTGAGAATTGGTACGGGATCCCTAATGACAGTGATTCAAAAAGCGTACAATCAAGACTTTCCACTGAACATCCATGAGTGAATCCATATATGTAGCAGCTGCTGTTACTCTGTAATAACACAGGGTGCCCGGCAATATGCTGATGTCCCACATCACAACAGCCTGGGACTGTGGCAACACGAAAATTCAAGATGAGGACGACTCTAAGTGCAGCGACATCGCCTGGAACGAACGTAGGACCTCATGAATATACGACCGCTGCTGC from Podospora pseudoanserina strain CBS 124.78 chromosome 2, whole genome shotgun sequence includes the following:
- the RPL30 gene encoding 60S ribosomal protein L30 (EggNog:ENOG503P3X3; COG:J); its protein translation is MAPKKSKSDAQSIGAKLALVMKSGKVVLGYRSTLKALRTGKAKLILIAANTPPLRKSELEYYSMMSKTSVHHYNGTNIELGTALGKLFKCSTMAILDAGDSDILADQTA
- the RPL10 gene encoding 60S ribosomal protein L10 (BUSCO:EOG092648Q0; COG:J; EggNog:ENOG503NXSP), translated to MARRPARCYRYCKNKPYPKSRFNRGVPDPKIRIFDLGRKRATVDDFPLCIHLVSNELEQLSSEALEAARICANKYLVKLAGKEGFHLRVRAHPYHVVRINKMLSCAGADRLQTGMRGAWGKPNGTVARVNIGQIILSVRTRDSNRAIALEALRRSQYKFPGRQKIIISKNWGFTPLRREEYLEAKAAGRVKVDGAYVQFLSNKGNLAQNMKRFPDAFTA